Proteins from a genomic interval of Hemitrygon akajei unplaced genomic scaffold, sHemAka1.3 Scf000034, whole genome shotgun sequence:
- the LOC140720012 gene encoding nuclear factor 7, brain-like isoform X2, giving the protein MASKGPAESLSEEVICPICLDFFTDPVILECGHNFCRSCITRCWESEERNSCPECREVFADRTLRANRALANLAEKFRNLNLNRKGKESKRHCEEHEEELKLFCETDKTLICVICAAAQEHREHRFVLIEEAVKNYKDQLKSSLDSLTKKKSDFQEKEQQQKEKISGFQEQSHSLQSHITSQFAELRQIITEKEQSLLRDLREEEKRILNPMEKNLLALQENIRIIHEEITKLKEQMDQKDSVIFLKEEARRNRRINDDIQELSVTDEILPVEKFDHLYLLNTVLRETLDAINRGQHSVIHTSLSQILGISSWMQVHQCLESGSELRKSSELSEGVHQKDDSCVMFCLSSSKRTVVHTDMCCQT; this is encoded by the exons atggcttcgaaaggaccggccgagagtttgagcgaggaggtaatttgtcccatctgcctggatttcttcaccgatccggttatactggagtgtggacacaacttctgtcgctcttgtatcacacggtgttgggaaagtgaggagagaaactcctgcccggaatgtagagaggtgtttgctgaccgcaccctcagggcgaatcgggccttagcaaatctggctgaaaaatttcgaaatctaaacctgaatcggaaagggaaggaaagtaaacgtcactgcgaggaacatgaggaagaactgaagttgttttgtgaaacggacaaaaCACTaatctgtgtgatctgtgcagctgcgcaggaacacagagagcatcgATTTGTGCTGATTGaagaagctgttaaaaactataag gatcagctaaaatcttccttagactctctcacaaaaaaaaaatcagacttccaggaaaaggagcagcaacagaaagagaagatttccggatttcag gaacagtcacacagccttcagtcccacatcacatcccagtttgctgaactgcgccagattatcactgagaaagagcagagcttactcagggatctcagggaagaagagaagaggattctcaacccaatggagaaaaatcttctagctcttcaagagaatataaggattattcatgaggaaatcactaagttaaaggaacagatggatcaaaaagacagtgtgatatttctcaag gaggaagctcgtcggaacagaag gattaatgacgatatccaggaattgtcagtgacagatgagatcctaccggttgaaaaattcgatcacctctatttgttgaacacagtgctgagagaaacgcttgatgctattaatcgag gccaacactctgtgattcacactagtctaagccagatacttggcatctcatcttggatgcaagttcatcaatgtttggagtcaggctctgagctgaggaaatcctcagaattgagtgaaggtgttcatcagaaagacgactcctgtgtgatgttttgtttatcttcatcaaagagaacagttgttcacacagatatgtgctgccagacatag
- the LOC140720012 gene encoding nuclear factor 7, brain-like isoform X4, protein MASKGPAESLSEEVICPICLDFFTDPVILECGHNFCRSCITRCWESEERNSCPECREVFADRTLRANRALANLAEKFRNLNLNRKGKESKRHCEEHEEELKLFCETDKTLICVICAAAQEHREHRFVLIEEAVKNYKDQLKSSLDSLTKKKSDFQEKEQQQKEKISGFQEQSHSLQSHITSQFAELRQIITEKEQSLLRDLREEEKRILNPMEKNLLALQENIRIIHEEITKLKEQMDQKDSVIFLKEEARRNRRINDDIQELSVTDEILPVEKFDHLYLLNTVLRETLDAINRVRMRVTNQFGVDLAFY, encoded by the exons atggcttcgaaaggaccggccgagagtttgagcgaggaggtaatttgtcccatctgcctggatttcttcaccgatccggttatactggagtgtggacacaacttctgtcgctcttgtatcacacggtgttgggaaagtgaggagagaaactcctgcccggaatgtagagaggtgtttgctgaccgcaccctcagggcgaatcgggccttagcaaatctggctgaaaaatttcgaaatctaaacctgaatcggaaagggaaggaaagtaaacgtcactgcgaggaacatgaggaagaactgaagttgttttgtgaaacggacaaaaCACTaatctgtgtgatctgtgcagctgcgcaggaacacagagagcatcgATTTGTGCTGATTGaagaagctgttaaaaactataag gatcagctaaaatcttccttagactctctcacaaaaaaaaaatcagacttccaggaaaaggagcagcaacagaaagagaagatttccggatttcag gaacagtcacacagccttcagtcccacatcacatcccagtttgctgaactgcgccagattatcactgagaaagagcagagcttactcagggatctcagggaagaagagaagaggattctcaacccaatggagaaaaatcttctagctcttcaagagaatataaggattattcatgaggaaatcactaagttaaaggaacagatggatcaaaaagacagtgtgatatttctcaag gaggaagctcgtcggaacagaag gattaatgacgatatccaggaattgtcagtgacagatgagatcctaccggttgaaaaattcgatcacctctatttgttgaacacagtgctgagagaaacgcttgatgctattaatcgag tgcgcatgcgtgtgactAATCAATTTGGAGTCGATCTCGCCTTTTACTGA